The Asterias amurensis chromosome 21, ASM3211899v1 genome has a segment encoding these proteins:
- the LOC139953123 gene encoding uncharacterized protein, giving the protein MASDEEEQDLESLRVAVLASLKAKSQQDSPNNNAASQSPTNEQSVVKEEDEEEVLDALRRAALKSTKEIRLEDIPTPQAPQPKFQLEGNLIAIQTVPEVPIPAPVDPNDKPKLPRNNKFSRFASSGSDSGSDSEEDGSDDTSDGGRKTKKAFNSDSSRSSSSSGSSDSSSSSDSDRSSRSNSSSGSSRSRSSSSSSSSSSSSSSSSSSSSDSTDSDSDDSTKERQKKRRNNLASRRRETNERGRDERGIGSRNNERYPDRSGRDRDRERRRVSPRRGSGRDNRPSRPRLPGQGDSRNHRDNIKGSQRDADRFRTRSRSPRSRRDGQGLRTRPDGTRGFGSGESQVPYSNNSLESRLRKIAGTDSGGVSKIKDARETLSRRNQRAGEKRPERSNRDRNSNTVVGKGDDKSPSKANSAKSRNSSVDSDTHTDSDISLSDLESDSDKETSRFKHTKGEKPQHELGIRRRPPPRPFKDGLERDRRRDDRRRDDRRRRDDDGHRDERRRRREDGRKKDDRMDRDRSRKREDRKETDPSKSRNGPLSTVQPLMANKEARSKERSSIPSKIPSLLDIKVRNPNLGARLGVDLKKSPRSDHDSAGPARLHKSAISEERFPPLSRLKNLEIKFESESGSDGEGVPTGPRSIVKVDKKRGDLKSRLGVRAAATDEEKVSPNEKAHKRKSDRDRKLAPVELSERDRRKRRSRDTREDDISVKTRKKESSLDHGDSKTRPGSPEIRVTFNEGLPSKRKPVHERLGLKTASSSKPRRSVKDRLGKKIHDLKEERPKKLSKNPLSVSGGFDDDDLLDSPAEVEVATKPRQSVIELKTRTKQDVETKRKAEKHKHQLEEAEKKQRRIKKEKHLREESKEHREEEREQRAQDVEIGEEGKDTVDETKQMKELEKSVKENENQDGETDDKNSVPQSETQNEKREIEEIDHPVEDAKKEVSLREVKRKKIKLKRNSAQSVEDDGVRVSVDREEEEMLFEDVEQPRKFIQSRSRADDRKVIKDSSVEGEHSSRKFIDRSERNIVQGKDYDKSKRKIVYDNYKMSEQDEYDEPRRKIYQEDSRHSHRKVYQEDEDTLRRKIVHDDSGPPRRKFLNADSDSSRRRVYQADRGPSRRMVVEDLEREPSQSLSYEDVRHTKLSRGGDLWKRGPIEARTREVEVRMEQQERQAIEETKEAEAKRLKEEALIARIQKIKRKNAAILQRHNEIEAEKIMFGS; this is encoded by the exons ATGGCGTCTGACGAAGAG GAACAGGATCTTGAATCCTTGAGAGTAGCTGTCCTTGCATCTCTGAAAGCA AAATCGCAGCAAGACTCCCCCAACAACAATGCTGCCTCTCAGAGCCCAACTAATGAGCAGTCGGTCGTTAAAGAAGAGGATGAGGAGGAGGTACTGGATGCCCTACGAAGAGCAGCTCTGAAATCTACCAAAGAAATCAGATTAGAG gatatCCCTACACCACAGGCACCACAGCCTAAGTTCCAGCTGGAGGGGAACCTCATCGCAATCCAGACAGTACCTGAAGTGCCTATCCCAGCCCCAGTCGATCCAAACGACAAACCGAAGCTACCCCGTAACAACAAGTTTTCACGTTTTGCTTCGTCCGGTTCGGATTCGGGCAGTGATAGTGAGGAAGATGGTAGCGATGATACGTCTGATGGCGGAAGGAAAACCAAGAAGGCCTTCAACAGCGACAGCTCTAGGAGCTCTTCGTCAAGCGGAAGCAGCGATAGCAGTAGTAGTAGCGACAGTGATCGCTCCTCGAGGTCCAACTCCAGCAGTGGGAGCAGCAGGTCCCGATCAAGTTCATCATCGtcttcttcttcatcatcatcttcttcatctAGTAGCTCCTCATCAGACAGCACCGATTCTGATTCAGACGACTCTACAAAGGAACGTcagaagaaaagaagaaataaCTTGGCCTCTCGTAGGAGGGAGACGAATGAGAGGGGAAGAGATGAGCGAGGGATAGGCTCGAGGAACAATGAAAGATATCCTGATCGATCCGGACGTGACAGGGATCGGGAAAGAAGGCGAGTTTCCCCTCGAAGAGGTTCAGGCAGAGATAATCGGCCATCAAGACCCAGATTACCGGGACAAGGTGACTCACGCAATCACAGAGACAATATAAAAGGGTCCCAGAGGGATGCTGACCGATTCAGAACTCGATCCAGATCTCCTCGTTCGCGACGGGATGGTCAGGGACTTCGGACACGTCCAGATGGCACCCGTGGATTTGGATCTGGCGAAAGCCAAGTGCCTTATTCAAATAATTCATTGGAGTCGCGTCTGCGCAAGATCGCAGGCACCGATTCGGGTGGTGTGTCTAAGATAAAAGATGCCCGTGAAACTTTGTCAAGGAGGAATCAAAGAGCTGGCGAAAAGAGACCAGAAAGAAGTAACCGTGATCGAAACTCAAACACTGTCGTTGGAAAGGGTGATGACAAGTCACCAAGCAAAGCAAATAGTGCAAAGTCTAGAAACTCGTCAGTGGATAGTGATACCCATACTGACTCTGATATATCGTTAAGTGACTTGGAGAGTGATTCTGACAAAGAGACCTCTCGGTTCAAACATACCAAAGGTGAGAAACCTCAACATGAACTTGGAATTCGTCGGAGGCCACCCCCTCGACCGTTCAAGGATGGGTTAGAACGGGACCGCAGACGCGATGACCGCAGGAGAGATGATCGCCGGCGGAGAGATGATGATGGACACAGGGATGAGAGAAGGAGAAGGAGGGAAGATGGCCGTAAAAAAGATGATCGAATGGACAGAGACCGAAGCCGCAAACGAGAGGACAGGAAAGAGACAGACCCATCAAAATCCCGCAATGGTCCTTTGTCCACTGTCCAACCTCTAATGGCAAACAAAGAGGCTCGTTCCAAAGAGAGGAGTTCCATTCCCTCTAAAATTCCTTCACTTCTTGACATCAAGGTGAGGAATCCAAACCTCGGTGCTAGACTCGGAGTAGACCTAAAAAAATCGCCCAGGTCCGACCATGACAGTGCGGGTCCCGCTAGGCTCCATAAAAGCGCCATCTCCGAAGAACGATTCCCGCCCCTGTCCAGGTTGAAAAATCTGGAGATAAAGTTTGAGAGCGAGTCTGGATCGGATGGTGAGGGTGTTCCCACTGGCCCTCGTAGCATTGTCAAGGTTGATAAAAAACGTGGAGATTTAAAATCTCGCTTGGGTGTACGCGCCGCTGCAACGGATGAAGAGAAAGTTTCTCCAAACGAGAAGGCTCACAAACGGAAAAGTGACAGAGACAGGAAACTGGCACCTGTTGAGTTGTCGGAGCGTGACAGAAGGAAGAGAAGATCCAGAGATACAAGGGAAGACGACATCTCAGTAAAAACGAGAAAGAAGGAATCCAGTCTTGACCACGGGGATTCTAAGACGAGACCTGGCAGTCCTGAAATACGTGTCACATTTAATGAAG GTCTGCCATCAAAACGGAAACCAGTTCATGAAAGACTTGGGCTCAAAACGGCAAGTAGCAGCAAGCCTAGACGGTCTGTAAAAGATCGCCTCGGAAAGAAGATTCATGACCTGAAGGAGGAACGTCCAAAGAAACTCTCGAAGAACCCACTTAGTGTCTCGGGAGGCTTTGACGACGATGATCTACTGGACAGCCCAGCAGAGGTAGAGGTCGCCACCAAACCAAGACAGTCTGTTATCGAACTCAAGACCAGAACTAAACAGGATGTCGAGACAAAACGGAAGGCGGAGAAACACAAACATCAGCTGGAAGAGGCGGAGAAGAAACAAAGAAGGATTAAGAAAGAGAAGCATCTTCGGGAGGAGAGCAAAGAGCATCGTGAGGAGGAAAGAGAACAGCGAGCACAAGATGTAGAAATAGGGGAAGAAGGAAAGGATACTGTGGATGAGACTAAACAGATGAAGGAGCTTGAAAAATCTGTGAAGGAGAATGAGAATCAAGATGGAGAAACGGACGATAAGAACTCAGTTCCACAAAGTGAGACTCAAAACGAAAAGCGAGAGATTGAGGAAATTGATCATCCCGTTGAAGATGCTAAAAAGGAGGTTTCTTTACGAGAGGTGAAGAGGAAGAAGATCAAACTGAAGCGAAATTCTGCTCAGAGTGTCGAGGATGATGGTGTGAGGGTCAGTGTGGATAGAGAGGAGGAGGAGATGCTGTTTGAAGACGTTGAGCAGCCCCGCAAATTCATTCAGTCACGCTCTCGTGCTGATGACAGAAAAGTCATCAAGGACTCCAGTGTAGAAGGTGAACATTCTAGTCGGAAATTTATTGACAGGTCAGAGAGAAACATTGTACAGGGAAAAGATTACGACAAGTCCAAGAGGAAGATCGTCTACGACAATTACAAAATGTCCGAGCAGGACGAGTACGATGAGCCTCGTCGAAAGATTTACCAGGAAGACTCGAGGCACTCTCACAGAAAAGTCTACCAGGAAGATGAAGATACGTTGAGGCGGAAGATTGTCCACGATGATTCGGGCCCACCGAGGAGAAAGTTCCTGAATGCTGATTCTGATTCTTCAAGGAGGAGGGTGTACCAGGCCGACCGAGGCCCCTCTAGGAGGATGGTCGTCGAAGACTTGGAAAGGGAACCATCCCAATCCTTGAGCTATGAGGACGTCCGGCACACTAAGCTCAGTCGCGGGGGTGACTTGTGGAAGCGGGGACCGATCGAGGCGAGGACCAGGGAGGTGGAAGTCCGGATGGAGCAGCAGGAGAGGCAGGCCATCGAAGAGACGAAGGAAGCGGAAGCCAAGAGGTTGAAAGAGGAAGCGCTCATCGCTAGGATACAGAAGATTAAGAGGAAGAATGCGGCCATCTTGCAACGACACAATGAGATCGAGGCCGAGAAGATCATGTTTGGCTCGTGA
- the LOC139953124 gene encoding general vesicular transport factor p115-like, which produces MSWLRSVLGSNEASAQPSGAETVARLCDRVQSSTLLDDRRDAVRALKSLSKKFRLEVGTQCMDVLLGVLQTDRNDSEIASYAVETLLNVIAPIVEEEDEEFQQVDVEAKERENRVLSEQFIDIFLKKTDNVSLLLSLLEEYEFRVRWPAIRLMTALINFRSSQVQQSILVSPMGVSKLMDLLSDSREVIRNDGLLLLTGLTKGNANIQKIVAFENAFDLLLRIIMEEGASDGGIVVEDCLTLLLNLLKKNSSNQTFFKEGSFVQRLSPFFDLQTMIPQNQDGTWSTQKVKNVHFMLQVVRSLVSPNNPQQATSGCQKLIHSCGLLKQLCGILMASGVPADILTETINTVSEVIRGCKVNQDFFAAVNAPSSPPRPAIVVLLMSMVNEKQPFILRCAVLYCFQCFLYKNDVGQEQIISTLLPATADVSAVTAGQLLCGGLFSQDPLSNWCASIALSHALKDNNVQKEQLLRVQLATGMGQAPVSLLQQCANILSQPTVKFQTKVGLLILLSSWLAGCQLAVTHFLLNPANIPFLTAQVAETTDEHESLGQGLCAFLLGICVNFNDNSNSSFTKDSMKQLIEKRIGLEAFVEKLDMVSKHEMYTLAAQKPQLRFSSADSMMLDYEFTALFKQLEGVVMRAVGENEDLETKKSIEDHDGIVTQYKDIIREQDMELGNLRTKNTDLEKEQRKAEALLGEQAQQIQQLKDQYALIKAQQGVQAGQGDIPNSMDPTSLNQEADAEKTAQLEATIEELRNKTASMTTQLLEKESRIEKLTNDLTISDAKAVLSSSEMENISSDELKTRLEETQMENEKLRTALTELNADMRGKRQELERLTEVERLSRTSFTETKSDLESKLLKTETNCASFSAENERLKSANEDLESSLREAQNSQQGSSGDAEEVNKLKEVISRLEQEKVSLKSECKKLKEEVEKVGKEQDDLLVLLTDTDAKKDKYKDKLQELGQAISDDDLGDEEGEDWEEEDDDEAS; this is translated from the exons gTTGCTCGGCTTTGTGACCGAGTACAGTCTTCAACTTTACTTGATGACAGACGAGATGCTGTGCGTGCCCTTAAATCACTCTCAAAG AAATTTCGCCTCGAGGTGGGGACCCAGTGCATGGATGTGTTGCTCGGTGTCCTGCAGACAGACCGTAACGATTCGGAGATAGCGAGTTATGCTGTGGAAACACTCCTTAATGTCATTGCCCCTATCGTGGAAGAGGAAGATG AAGAGTTTCAGCAAGTGGATGTGGAGGCGAAGGAGCGAGAGAATCGAGTTCTCAGTGAGCAGTTCATTGATATCTTCCTAAAGAAGACGGACAATGTGTCCCTCTTGCTGAGCCTGCTAGAG GAGTACGAGTTCCGAGTCCGGTGGCCAGCCATCCGTCTGATGACCGCTCTTATTAACTTCCGGTCATCTCAAGTCCAGCAGAGCATCTTGGTCAGTCCCATGGGTGTCTCCAAACTGATGGATCTGCTCTCTGACAGCCGTGAGGTCATCCGTAATGAT GGTCTCCTGCTCCTTACTGGTCTGACCAAGGGGAACGCCAACATCCAGAAGATTGTGGCCTTTGAGAACGCCTTTGATCTTCTCCTGCGAATCATCATGGAGGAAGGGGCTAGCGATGGAGGCATCGTTGTGGAAGACTGCCTCACGCTTTTGCTGAATCTTCTCAAGAAGAATAGCTCCAATCAAACGTTCTTCAAGGAGGGAAG TTTCGTTCAGCGTTTGTCTCCGTTCTTTGATCTTCAAACGATGATTCCTCAGAACCAGGACGGCACTTGGTCGACACAGAAAGTCAAGAATGTCCACTTTATGCTTCAG GTGGTTCGGAGTTTGGTCTCCCCGAACAATCCCCAACAAGCAACGAGTGGTTGCCAGAAGTTAATCCACTCGTGCGGACTGCTGAAACAACTCTGTGGTATCCTGATGGCCAGCGGGGTACCAGCCGATATCCTGACTGAG ACGATCAACACAGTGTCAGAGGTCATCAGAGGCTGCAAGGTCAACCAAGATTTCTTCGCAGCAGTCAACGCCCCTTCCAGCCCTCCAAG GCCGGCCATTGTCGTTCTTCTCATGTCCATGGTGAATGAGAAACAACCCTTCATCCTCCGCTGTGCCGTTCTCTACTGCTTTCAATGTTTCCTCTACAAGAACGACGTGGGACAGGAGCAAATTATATCAACACTCCTCCCTGCCACTGCAGATG TGTCGGCCGTCACAGCGGGTCAGCTTCTCTGCGGAGGTCTCTTCAGTCAGGATCCTTTGTCTAACTGGTGTGCCTCAATCGCCCTCTCCCACGCCCTCAAAGATAACAACGTACAGAAGGAGCAACTCTTGAGAGTACAGCTGGCCACCGGGATGGGCCAGGCTCCCGTGTCTCTGTTACAACAATGCGCTAATATCTTATCACAA CCCACAGTAAAATTCCAGACGAAGGTTGGTCTTCTAATCCTGCTGTCTTCATGGCTTGCTGGATGCCAGTTGGCAGTTACACACTTCCTTCTCAACCCTGCCAACATTCCATTC CTGACTGCACAAGTTGCCGAGACCACCGACGAACACGAGTCCCTCGGCCAGGGCCTCTGTGCCTTCCTGCTGGGTATCTGCGTCAATTTCAACGATAATTCCAACTCAAGCTTCACAAA ggacaGCATGAAACAGTTAATAGAGAAGAGGATTGGCTTGGAGGCGTTTGTAGAGAAGCTGGACATGGTGTCTAAACATGAGATGTACACACTAGCAGCTCAGAAACCTCAGCTTAGATTCAGCTCGGCTGACAGTATGATGCTGGATTATGAATTCACTGCACTCTTTAAACAACTTGAAG GTGTGGTCATGAGAGCAGTTGGGGAAAACGAAGACCTTGAAACGAAGAAAAGTATTGAAGATCACGACGGAATAGTGACGCAGTACAAAGATATCATCCGTGAGCAG GATATGGAACTTGGCAATCTTAGAACAAAGAACACAGATCTGGAAAAGGAACAGAGAAAGGCAGAGGCACTCCTGGGGGAGCAAGCTCAACAGATTCAACAGCTCAAGGATCAATACGCCCTAATCAAGGCACAGCAAG GGGTACAGGCCGGGCAAGGTGACATCCCCAACTCTATGGACCCCACCAGTCTAAACCAGGAAGCTGATGCAGAGAAGACTGCGCAGCTAGAGGCGACAATTGAGGAGTTGAGGAACAAGACCGCTTCAATGACCACCCAGCTGCTAGAAAAAGAATCGAGGATAGAGAAACta ACCAACGACTTAACAATATCAGACGCCAAGGCTGTACTCTCATCGAGTGAAATGGAGAACATATCGTCGGACGAGCTGAAAACACGCCTTGAAGAAACGCAAATGGAGAATGAGAAGTTGCGAACGGCCCTGACGGAGTTGAACGCAGATATGAGGGGGAAACGGCAGGAACTGGAGAGGCTTACTGAAGTAGAG AGATTAAGCCGAACCTCCTTCACAGAAACAAAGAGTGACTTAGAGTCAAAATTACTTAAAACGGAAACGAATTGCGCCTCGTTTTCCGCTGAGAATGAACGCTTGAAGTCGGCAAACGAAGACCTGGAATCGTCTCTACGAGAGGCGCAAAACTCACAGCAGGGGAGCAGCGGGGATGCAGAGGAAGTCAACAAACTGAAAGAGGTTATCAGCAGACTCGAGCAAGAAAAGGTTTCCTTGAAGTCGGAATGCAAGAAGTTGAAGGAGGAGGTAGAGAAGGTTGGGAAGGAACAGGACGATCTGTTAGTCCTGCTGACGGATACCGACGCTAAGAAGGACAAATATAAGGACAAACTCCAAGAGCTGGGCCAAGCA ATTTCAGATGATGACCTCGGTGATGAGGAAGGTGAAGATTGGGAAGAAGAAGATGACGATGAGGCGAGCTGA
- the LOC139953224 gene encoding tetraspanin-15-like, translating to MGLPQPSCGHRCLRVSLFFYMFFYWIIGVTILSIGIYAEVAKWNYETMVDVFVTPSSIMVVVGVFMFILGLLGCIGALRENILLLKIFAWTHALIFILLLVCAIIALVFKGQAKDLVSSSFKNVIEDYYNDPDIQFAIDSLQQNFECCGGFGFKDWENNVYFSCNSPGVNACGVPYSCCISTKTDLVANTLCGNNIRDGNPHPYAVDDQIYVRGCTDAVLTWAEDNLGLMGGVALAFSLTQIVGIFMTFLFITQVEQERDEYDGGPASKPMNL from the exons ATGGGATTGCCACAGCCAAGTTGTGGCCACAGGTGTCTGCGGGTTTCCCTGTTCTTCTACATGTTCTTCTATTGG ATCATTGGAGTAACAATCCTAAGCATCGGCATCTACGCTGAGGTCGCAAAATGGAACTACGAGACGATGGTGGATGTATTTGTTACGCCGTCAAGCATCATGGTGGTCGTGGGTGTCTTCATGTTCATCTTAGGATTGTTAGGCTGCATTGGTGCACTTAGGGAGAACATCTTATTGTTGAAAATA ttTGCCTGGACCCATGCTCTTATATTCATTCTGTTGTTGGTGTGTGCCATCATTGCACTAGTCTTCAAGGGACAG GCCAAGGATCTGGTGAGCTCATCATTCAAGAATGTGATTGAGGATTACTACAATGATCCTGACATCCAGTTTGCCATTGACTCCCTTCAACAAAAT TTTGAATGTTGTGGTGGATTTGGTTTCAAAGATTGGGAGAATAATGTATACTTCAGCTGTAACAGTCCAGGAGTGAATGCATGTGGCGTGCCGTACTCATGCTGTATATCTACAAAG ACCGATTTAGTCGCTAACACTCTATGCGGTAACAATATACGAGATGGCAATCCACATCCCTACGCGGTGGATGACCAAATCTATGTGCGTGGATGTACGGATGCAGTGCTTACCTGGGCTGAAGATAACCTGGGCCTGATGGGAGGAGTGGCCCTGGCTTTCTCCCTCACGCAG attGTGGGTATTTTCATGACTTTCCTTTTCATCACTCAAGTGGAGCAAGAACGAGATGAATATGATGGCGGCCCTGCTTCAAAACCAATGAATCTCTAA
- the LOC139953170 gene encoding inorganic pyrophosphatase-like: MSTVTCHRLCCALRSSIRLNNFHGQKIIRSSNKRFSFPATLRSFSTMSSYTIEEKGPANSLQYRIFFKNASGNYISPFHDIPLTPSGSSDPAVFNMVVEVPRWTNAKMEIKVGEKLNPIMQDVKKGKLRLVKNCFPHHGYIWNYGALPQTWEDPGHNDEHTKCKGDNDPLDVCEIGSRVAKRGEVVQVKVLGVLAMIDEGETDWKILAIDVRDKLAKDLNDLQDIKKHMPGFLESTFEWFKIYKVPDGKPFNTFAFNDEPKGKDFALSIIKQTHEQWQRLMQGKTDPAGLSCENISVAGSAHLISAEQAQTIAAAAPEIGTPEPVNTDVDTWHFIPQ; this comes from the exons ATGTCCACTGTAACGTGTCATCGTTTGTGCTGCGCCCTCCGCTCTTCGATTAGGCTGAACAATTTCCACGGGCAAAAGATCATCCGTTCATCAAATAAACGATTTAGTTTCCCTGCTACCTTAAGGTCTTTCAGCACAATGTCTTCATACACTATCGAGGAGAAAGGGCCAGCAAATTCACTTCAATATCGCATCTTTTTCA AGAATGCAAGCGGGAATTATATATCGCCGTTTCATGATATCCCATTGACTCCCTCTGGAAGCAGTGAT CCAGCTGTTTTCAACATGGTAGTTGAGGTGCCCAGATGGACCAATGCCAAAATGGAG aTCAAGGTTGGCGAGAAGCTTAACCCCATCATGCAAGACGTTAAGAAAGGCAAGCTACGTCTCGTCAAGAACTGCTTCCCTCACCATGGGTACATATGGAACTACGGAGCACTTCCACAG ACGTGGGAAGATCCTGGCCACAACGATGAGCACACCAAGTGCAAGGGCGACAACGACCCTCTGGATGTGTGTGAGATCGGGTCGAGGGTCGCCAAGAGAGGTGAAGTCGTACAGGTCAAGGTGCTTGGTGTTCTCGCCATGATTGATGAAG GGGAGACAGACTGGAAGATTCTGGCGATTGATGTTAGAGACAAATTGGCAAAGGATCTAAATG ATTTACaagatataaaaaaacacatgcCTGGCTTCCTTGAG TCTACGTTTGAGTGGTTCAAGATATACAAGGTCCCTGATGGTAAACCGTTCAACACATTTGCTTTCAACGATGAACCTAAAGGCAAG GACTTTGCTCTGTCCATCATCAAACAGACCCATGAACAATGGCAGAGACTCATGCAGGGAAAGACAGATCCAGCAGGACTCTCCTG TGAGAATATTTCCGTTGCAGGAAGTGCACACCTTATTTCAGCCGAACAAGCTCAAACCATCGCCGCAGCT GCTCCAGAAATAGGAACTCCAGAACCAGTCAACACTGATG TCGATACGTGGCATTTTATACCACAATAG